A window of the Bdellovibrionales bacterium genome harbors these coding sequences:
- a CDS encoding ABC transporter permease, with product MKDFLNELSRDIRKNKGAFAGLLLILFFILLALFAPFLSPYQPDQVIDGALRLPPGADYNGHYFLFGTDDIGRDLFTRILFGARVSLMVGLSVVVLAASLGTFLGLMAGYFGGWTDRVISRVMDFIMALPAVLFAIVIVAVLGPGLVNAVVAVSIVALPNFTRLIRAQVLAEKNKQYVQAARLYGAGHFRILFKEILPNCVAPLIVQGSLGFSDGVLNCAALGFLGLGAQAPTPEWGTMLSDARSFLESSPWMVNLPGICILLVVLSFNLLGDGLRDALDPRLKNRA from the coding sequence ATGAAAGATTTTTTAAACGAACTCAGCCGCGACATTCGCAAAAACAAAGGAGCCTTCGCGGGCCTTTTGCTGATTTTGTTTTTTATCTTGCTTGCGCTGTTTGCGCCTTTTCTTTCACCGTATCAACCGGATCAAGTCATTGATGGCGCTCTTCGCCTGCCACCGGGGGCTGATTACAACGGCCATTACTTTCTTTTTGGAACCGACGATATCGGCCGTGACCTCTTTACACGAATTCTCTTTGGCGCCCGTGTCTCATTGATGGTGGGCCTCAGTGTGGTCGTGCTTGCCGCAAGTCTTGGGACTTTCTTAGGTCTCATGGCGGGCTATTTCGGCGGCTGGACTGATAGAGTGATTTCACGTGTGATGGATTTCATCATGGCACTTCCCGCTGTGCTATTTGCGATCGTGATCGTAGCTGTTCTTGGCCCGGGCCTCGTAAACGCCGTTGTGGCAGTTTCCATTGTGGCCCTTCCGAACTTCACACGCTTGATTCGCGCGCAAGTTCTCGCAGAGAAAAACAAACAATACGTCCAGGCAGCGCGATTGTACGGCGCCGGGCATTTTAGAATTCTTTTTAAAGAAATTCTCCCGAACTGTGTCGCTCCCCTCATCGTTCAAGGCAGCCTGGGTTTTAGCGATGGTGTTTTAAATTGCGCAGCCCTTGGTTTTTTGGGCTTAGGAGCTCAAGCGCCAACTCCGGAATGGGGCACGATGCTTTCAGACGCTCGAAGTTTTTTAGAAAGCTCCCCGTGGATGGTAAATCTTCCGGGTATTTGCATTCTGCTTGTTGTTCTTTCGTTTAACCTTCTTGGCGACGGTCTTCGCGATGCCCTGGACCCACGCCTTAAGAACCGTGCCTGA
- a CDS encoding DUF455 family protein encodes MFTLDTPDVWEKIKNIQNSCEHLVQGGRLAVPLYPARDIQVLDSKFHPPKLGFSKLEGQARMLHDLASIELQAMELGVRTLAEFPDAPQAFREELMAVTVSEGTHLRLCLEGIQDLGFKWGDWPVHCALWDAVSAEDTLLDRILIVHRYLEGSGLDAGSYLIQRLDGVDDGKLTRKIVGQINFEEIGHVDFGSQWYRKICDIEKIDPSKDFPERMNALRNKLPKRMEKINRDLRRKAGFTEEEILACEAYRESILPYQQKTSPQKPPSASL; translated from the coding sequence ATGTTCACTTTGGATACTCCTGATGTGTGGGAAAAGATCAAAAATATTCAAAACTCCTGCGAACACCTCGTTCAAGGGGGGCGTCTTGCCGTTCCGCTCTATCCCGCACGCGATATCCAGGTTCTTGATTCTAAGTTTCACCCGCCTAAATTGGGGTTTTCAAAGCTCGAGGGGCAGGCCCGGATGCTCCATGATTTAGCAAGTATTGAGCTCCAGGCTATGGAGTTGGGGGTTCGAACGCTTGCCGAGTTCCCGGACGCGCCTCAGGCCTTCCGCGAAGAGCTGATGGCGGTGACGGTTTCGGAAGGGACGCATTTACGTCTGTGCCTTGAAGGGATTCAGGATCTTGGCTTTAAGTGGGGAGACTGGCCGGTTCACTGCGCTCTTTGGGACGCGGTGAGTGCCGAGGATACGCTTTTGGATCGTATTTTGATCGTTCACCGTTATCTCGAGGGCAGCGGTCTTGATGCCGGTAGCTACTTGATTCAGCGCCTTGATGGTGTTGATGATGGAAAGCTCACCCGTAAAATCGTGGGACAGATTAATTTTGAAGAAATCGGTCACGTCGATTTCGGTTCTCAATGGTATCGCAAAATCTGTGACATAGAAAAGATCGACCCTTCCAAAGACTTTCCGGAGCGAATGAATGCGCTCAGAAATAAACTTCCAAAGCGCATGGAGAAGATCAACCGTGATCTGCGTCGGAAGGCGGGCTTTACCGAAGAAGAGATTCTCGCGTGTGAAGCCTATCGTGAAAGCATCTTGCCATATCAGCAAAAGACATCTCCACAAAAGCCACCGTCGGCCTCTTTATAG
- a CDS encoding 6-carboxytetrahydropterin synthase translates to MTKALILSEGFAAAHLYHQKAWSEAENKACFGKCFTEHGHGHNYRFEVGFTEPKTPREELMKAVRATTDLLDHQHLNFVIPEFKDLVPTTENIALYLLKKLQERSPGEQISYIKLYEMNDLWVEIRP, encoded by the coding sequence ATGACGAAGGCCCTGATTTTGAGCGAAGGCTTCGCAGCGGCTCACCTTTATCACCAAAAAGCCTGGTCTGAAGCCGAAAACAAGGCCTGCTTTGGCAAATGCTTTACCGAGCATGGCCATGGCCACAATTACCGCTTTGAGGTCGGCTTTACCGAGCCAAAAACTCCTCGCGAAGAGCTGATGAAGGCCGTTAGAGCGACAACGGACCTTTTGGATCACCAGCATCTCAACTTTGTCATTCCGGAGTTCAAGGATCTCGTCCCAACGACCGAAAATATCGCCCTTTATCTCCTAAAAAAACTTCAAGAGCGCTCCCCAGGGGAGCAGATTTCCTATATAAAGCTCTATGAGATGAACGATTTGTGGGTGGAGATCCGACCGTGA
- a CDS encoding ABC transporter permease subunit, translating into MLLFALKKIMEVLLTLVGITFVCFLLIRLVPGDPVLLMIGERNLDPVAYAEAKAKLGLDKPIVSQFASYAGQVVTGDLGTSITSKAPVWTEFKEHFPATVELSIVALIFAVLFSIPFGILAAVKKNTFFDYFLMGTSLTGYSMPIFWWGLVLILFFSVKLGWTPVSGRIALEYDIPVKTGFYLIDALSSEVREAEGFKPFWSAVQHLILPMIVLGTIPLAVMARMTRSSFLEVLGEDFVRTARAKGLSEKRVILVHAFRNALIPIVTTLALCFGTVITGAILTETIFSWPGVGKWIVTSITSRDYPTIQGGVLIIAVIIVLTNTLVDLIYIYLNPRIKNALLK; encoded by the coding sequence ATGTTGCTATTTGCGCTCAAAAAAATCATGGAAGTGCTTCTCACTCTTGTGGGAATCACTTTCGTTTGTTTTCTGCTGATCCGCTTGGTGCCGGGGGATCCGGTACTCCTCATGATCGGCGAGCGCAATCTGGATCCCGTCGCCTATGCGGAAGCAAAAGCCAAACTCGGCCTTGATAAACCCATTGTCAGTCAGTTTGCAAGCTACGCAGGACAAGTGGTCACTGGCGACCTCGGGACCTCAATCACATCGAAAGCTCCGGTATGGACTGAGTTTAAGGAGCATTTCCCTGCAACAGTAGAACTCAGTATTGTCGCTTTGATTTTTGCGGTTCTATTTTCAATTCCCTTTGGCATTCTTGCGGCCGTTAAGAAAAACACCTTCTTTGATTATTTTCTGATGGGTACATCTCTGACCGGCTATTCGATGCCGATCTTTTGGTGGGGCCTTGTTTTAATTTTGTTTTTCTCGGTCAAACTCGGCTGGACTCCAGTTTCAGGCCGCATTGCCCTTGAGTACGATATTCCGGTCAAGACAGGGTTCTATTTGATTGATGCTTTAAGTTCCGAAGTCCGCGAGGCTGAGGGGTTTAAACCTTTCTGGAGTGCGGTTCAGCACCTTATCTTGCCGATGATTGTGCTAGGAACAATCCCTCTTGCTGTCATGGCACGTATGACTCGCTCTAGCTTTTTAGAAGTTTTAGGCGAAGACTTTGTCCGTACAGCACGCGCCAAAGGTCTTTCTGAGAAACGCGTGATTCTCGTGCACGCTTTTCGCAATGCTTTGATCCCGATTGTGACGACTCTGGCTCTCTGCTTTGGCACCGTGATTACGGGCGCGATCCTGACTGAAACAATTTTTAGCTGGCCTGGAGTTGGAAAGTGGATCGTCACAAGCATTACTTCACGTGATTACCCGACTATTCAGGGCGGTGTATTAATTATTGCTGTGATTATTGTATTAACAAATACGTTGGTTGATTTGATTTATATTTACCTAAATCCGCGTATTAAAAACGCCTTGTTGAAATAG
- a CDS encoding rRNA pseudouridine synthase, producing MAEKGLCSRREADTYIAEGLVMVDGVKVDVLGTKVSPNARITLDAKALKNQKNLATIILNKPIGYVSAQPEPQYTPAIKLITPENQFGASKQKLTKESFEGLAVAGRLDIDSQGLLIFTQDGRIAKQIIGENSEIDKEYLVRVEGRLPKEKLELLRFGLELDGKPLRPAIVEWVNADQLRFVLTEGKKRQIRRMCEAVGLKVRGLKRVRVGKLMLGHLPEGKWRFLEPGESLD from the coding sequence ATGGCTGAAAAAGGCCTTTGCTCGCGTCGTGAGGCCGATACTTACATCGCTGAAGGCCTCGTCATGGTCGATGGCGTGAAAGTCGACGTTCTTGGTACGAAGGTTTCTCCAAACGCGCGGATTACTTTGGATGCAAAAGCACTTAAAAATCAGAAAAATCTTGCCACGATCATTTTAAATAAACCGATCGGTTATGTCTCAGCCCAGCCAGAGCCTCAGTACACTCCTGCGATCAAGCTGATCACGCCTGAAAACCAATTCGGCGCAAGCAAGCAAAAACTCACGAAGGAATCCTTCGAGGGTCTTGCGGTTGCAGGCCGCCTGGATATTGATTCTCAGGGCTTGTTGATTTTCACCCAAGACGGTCGCATCGCAAAACAGATCATAGGTGAAAACAGCGAGATCGATAAAGAGTACCTCGTGCGCGTTGAAGGCAGACTGCCAAAAGAAAAACTGGAACTTCTTCGCTTTGGACTGGAACTTGATGGAAAACCGCTCCGCCCTGCTATTGTTGAGTGGGTGAACGCAGACCAGTTACGATTTGTCCTGACAGAGGGAAAAAAACGTCAAATCCGCCGCATGTGCGAAGCTGTGGGACTCAAAGTTCGCGGCTTGAAACGCGTTCGAGTCGGAAAACTCATGCTCGGCCATCTTCCTGAGGGAAAATGGCGCTTCTTAGAGCCTGGCGAGAGTCTTGATTAG
- a CDS encoding transposase, which yields MKKSSSPLFDYHDSGATKRKYGRTTHGGVDSKGRRKEYRPLSEKKWIHLTLKSSKAKGPWSFLTPKNQQIIREILKSKSKKWGVQIAEVVNVGNHLHIKLKFKYREGFQNFLRSVTALIARKITNARRGHAAGKFWQGLAFTRVIKTHIEELQLRGYFKANRLQAAKGQKAREEYLQKFNEWVSRMRPGTA from the coding sequence ATGAAGAAATCCTCCTCCCCACTTTTTGATTATCATGACTCTGGTGCTACAAAACGTAAGTACGGAAGAACCACTCATGGGGGAGTTGATTCAAAAGGTCGCCGTAAAGAATACCGTCCACTTTCAGAAAAGAAATGGATCCATCTCACCCTAAAATCTTCTAAAGCAAAAGGCCCATGGAGCTTCCTCACTCCAAAGAATCAACAAATCATCCGCGAAATCCTTAAATCCAAATCAAAAAAATGGGGCGTACAGATCGCAGAAGTCGTCAACGTCGGGAATCACCTTCACATCAAGCTTAAATTCAAGTACCGCGAAGGCTTTCAAAACTTCCTAAGATCCGTAACAGCACTCATCGCAAGAAAAATCACCAACGCCCGCCGTGGGCATGCTGCCGGTAAGTTCTGGCAAGGCCTCGCCTTCACCCGCGTGATCAAAACCCACATCGAAGAACTCCAGCTCCGTGGCTACTTCAAAGCCAACCGCCTTCAAGCTGCCAAAGGCCAGAAAGCGCGTGAGGAGTACTTACAGAAATTCAATGAATGGGTCTCTCGGATGCGGCCAGGGACTGCGTGA
- a CDS encoding YebC/PmpR family DNA-binding transcriptional regulator, with protein sequence MGKSWKNAGKVEKAMQKGQIFTKLAREIAVSAKAGGPDPAANSRLRMAIDAAKKASCPTDTIDRAIKKGAGLLDDGKIIEEMVFEGYGPHGVGVIVECQTDNKNRTASEVRHAFKTHEGNMGESGSVAWMFEHVGYIVASKAGTFDPDEEAIEAGANEVYKDGDAYDFYTGASDLAAVSDALTKRGWKVTTAELSYKPKNPTELNDAQKKDVEEFLNFLDDMDDSHRVHATL encoded by the coding sequence ATGGGAAAATCATGGAAAAACGCCGGAAAAGTAGAAAAGGCCATGCAAAAAGGCCAAATATTCACCAAACTTGCGCGCGAGATTGCAGTCTCGGCTAAAGCTGGTGGTCCTGACCCCGCGGCCAATTCCCGTCTGCGCATGGCGATCGATGCCGCAAAAAAGGCGTCTTGCCCGACCGATACTATCGATCGTGCTATTAAAAAAGGCGCGGGCCTTTTGGATGACGGCAAAATCATCGAAGAGATGGTTTTTGAAGGTTACGGTCCTCATGGCGTCGGCGTGATCGTTGAATGCCAAACAGATAATAAAAACCGGACAGCTTCCGAAGTTCGCCACGCTTTCAAAACTCACGAAGGCAATATGGGTGAATCTGGATCGGTGGCTTGGATGTTTGAACACGTTGGTTACATCGTTGCTAGCAAAGCCGGCACTTTTGATCCGGATGAAGAAGCCATCGAGGCCGGTGCCAACGAAGTCTATAAAGACGGCGACGCTTATGACTTCTACACTGGCGCTTCAGACCTTGCAGCAGTGAGTGATGCGCTTACAAAGCGCGGCTGGAAAGTCACGACAGCGGAGCTTTCTTACAAGCCGAAGAATCCAACGGAGCTCAATGATGCTCAGAAAAAAGACGTCGAAGAGTTCTTAAACTTCCTCGACGATATGGATGACTCACACAGAGTCCACGCTACTCTCTAA
- a CDS encoding ATP-binding cassette domain-containing protein has product MSLLQVKNLKKSYVTKNLLGKTEEYQVLKGISFELAENKILGVVGESGCGKSTLAKVLTRLEDFSEGEIFFNGKNLREISAKNFPHEIQMVFQDPYQSLNPRKKAWEIIADPILVTERVSVKEAKTRALEMMRKVGLLIETADRYPHQFSGGQRQRLGIARALMLRPKLLILDEPVSALDVSIQAQVLNLLLELQREFKLSMIFISHDLTVVKHISDETLVLYFGEIAERAPSQQLFTNPQHAYTKKLLESAP; this is encoded by the coding sequence ATGAGTCTTTTACAGGTCAAAAACCTCAAAAAGTCTTATGTTACAAAGAACCTCCTCGGAAAAACCGAAGAATACCAGGTTCTTAAAGGCATTTCGTTTGAGCTTGCTGAAAACAAAATTCTTGGCGTGGTCGGCGAATCCGGCTGTGGCAAATCGACTCTGGCAAAAGTGCTAACCCGTTTAGAGGATTTTAGCGAAGGCGAGATTTTCTTTAACGGCAAGAATCTTCGTGAGATTTCTGCGAAAAATTTCCCGCACGAAATTCAGATGGTTTTTCAGGATCCTTATCAATCTTTAAACCCACGCAAAAAAGCCTGGGAAATTATTGCTGATCCTATTTTGGTGACTGAGAGGGTTTCCGTCAAAGAAGCCAAAACCCGGGCGCTTGAAATGATGAGAAAAGTGGGCCTTCTAATTGAAACTGCTGATCGCTATCCGCATCAGTTCAGCGGCGGCCAACGTCAGCGTCTAGGAATTGCCCGTGCATTGATGCTGCGACCGAAGTTGCTTATTCTAGATGAGCCGGTTTCAGCTCTGGACGTTTCTATTCAGGCGCAGGTTTTAAATCTGCTTTTAGAACTGCAACGTGAATTCAAGCTCAGTATGATTTTTATCTCCCATGATCTTACGGTGGTGAAACACATTTCCGACGAAACGTTGGTTTTGTATTTCGGCGAAATCGCTGAACGTGCTCCGAGCCAGCAGCTTTTCACAAATCCACAGCACGCCTACACCAAGAAGCTGCTTGAGAGCGCCCCATAA
- a CDS encoding TIGR02147 family protein, translated as MASIFEYDDIVGFLKAVYGEKKKKNYTFSLRSYGKDLDISASHLLRVLHGKKHLSLGKAMSIAKKLNLSPTETNYLLLLAQKDIAKDDKIKSEFVTALAKKKRENMRLQLDAESLEEFTDWLFFALLALIRTIGFKNDTNWITKRLNISSKQLSEAIAKLRKRKMIEISPQEEISLPHSINLHLQGGYAKRLITQTARQQEQDESHLSALTLVVNPKDLPRAKQLISEFINNFNDEIDSLDGNEVFQLNLQFYQLTQKEP; from the coding sequence ATGGCTTCAATCTTTGAGTACGACGATATCGTAGGTTTTTTAAAAGCGGTTTACGGAGAAAAAAAGAAAAAAAACTATACTTTTTCTTTGAGATCCTACGGAAAAGACCTCGACATTAGTGCCTCACACCTATTGCGCGTTCTACATGGCAAAAAGCATCTCTCACTGGGAAAAGCGATGAGTATCGCAAAGAAACTCAACCTCTCGCCAACGGAAACCAATTATCTGCTTTTGCTTGCTCAGAAAGACATTGCAAAAGATGACAAAATCAAGAGTGAGTTTGTCACCGCCCTTGCTAAGAAAAAACGTGAAAACATGCGGCTCCAGTTGGATGCCGAGTCCTTGGAAGAGTTTACTGACTGGCTTTTCTTCGCATTGCTCGCTTTAATCAGGACCATCGGATTTAAAAATGATACTAATTGGATCACAAAACGGCTAAATATTTCCAGCAAACAACTCAGCGAAGCGATTGCAAAACTTCGCAAAAGAAAAATGATCGAGATTTCTCCACAAGAAGAAATCTCGCTCCCTCATTCGATCAATCTCCACCTGCAAGGCGGCTACGCCAAACGCCTTATAACACAAACGGCGCGGCAACAAGAACAGGACGAGAGCCACCTTTCTGCTCTGACTCTTGTCGTAAATCCAAAGGACTTACCACGGGCAAAGCAGCTTATCTCAGAGTTTATTAATAATTTTAATGACGAAATTGACAGCCTTGACGGAAATGAAGTTTTTCAACTCAATCTTCAGTTTTACCAACTGACACAAAAAGAGCCTTAA
- a CDS encoding ABC transporter substrate-binding protein: MKRLVTLSVLMTAALFAGSASFAAKSEGKTFVYCSEGSPSSFNPQLVADGTSLNTMHPIYNGLVEFELGTTKVVPALAESYTISKDKLTYTFKLRKGVKFHTTKNFTPKREFNAEDVIFSYERMWKKDHPYHNVGGGTYEYFEGMDMGKVIKSIKAIDPMTVEITLNYAEAPFIANMAMPFMSILSKEYADQLTAQGKQADIDLVPVGTGPFVMQSYAKGSSIKYTAFENYWGKKGNIEKLIFAITPDANVRAQKLKTGECQFITEPAPSDLEALKNDTKVSVINAPGLNVAYLAMNVTKKPFDNVMVRQAVNYALNRKAYIDAIFLGNATIAKNPIPPTIWSYNDAVKDYEYNPEKAKELLKKAGYPNGFETEMWTMPVSRPYNPNGKKMGELMQADLAKVGIKIKLVTFDWPTYLSKSKVGEHTLIQFGWTGDNGDPDNFLNMLLGCSSVESGSNYARWCNKPFNDLVTEAKKVTDMKKRTDLYKKAQVIFKEEAPWVTLDHSSVHRAMSKSVKNYKMDPLGADIFNQVNIE, translated from the coding sequence ATGAAACGATTGGTGACATTGAGTGTGCTTATGACGGCGGCTCTTTTCGCAGGCAGCGCTTCTTTTGCGGCAAAAAGTGAAGGCAAAACTTTCGTGTACTGCTCTGAAGGCAGTCCAAGTTCTTTTAACCCCCAATTGGTGGCTGATGGAACTTCGCTCAATACCATGCACCCTATTTACAACGGCCTTGTTGAATTCGAATTGGGCACAACAAAAGTCGTCCCAGCCCTCGCTGAATCTTACACCATCTCTAAAGACAAACTCACTTACACTTTTAAACTTCGCAAAGGTGTGAAATTTCACACGACAAAGAATTTTACGCCAAAGCGTGAATTCAACGCTGAGGATGTGATCTTCTCTTACGAGAGAATGTGGAAGAAAGATCACCCTTACCACAATGTCGGCGGCGGTACTTACGAGTACTTCGAAGGTATGGACATGGGTAAAGTCATTAAGTCGATCAAGGCTATTGATCCAATGACTGTAGAAATCACTTTGAACTACGCGGAAGCTCCTTTCATTGCAAATATGGCAATGCCGTTCATGAGCATCCTTTCAAAAGAATACGCCGATCAACTGACAGCTCAAGGTAAGCAAGCGGACATCGATCTTGTTCCTGTGGGCACGGGACCTTTTGTGATGCAATCTTATGCAAAAGGCAGCTCTATTAAGTACACGGCGTTTGAGAATTACTGGGGTAAAAAAGGCAATATCGAAAAACTTATTTTTGCGATCACTCCGGACGCCAATGTGCGTGCACAGAAATTGAAAACCGGCGAATGCCAGTTTATCACAGAACCGGCTCCTTCAGACCTCGAAGCTTTAAAGAACGATACAAAAGTCAGCGTGATCAATGCTCCGGGGCTCAATGTTGCTTATCTTGCAATGAATGTTACAAAAAAGCCGTTTGATAATGTGATGGTTCGTCAGGCCGTGAACTATGCTTTAAACCGTAAAGCGTACATCGATGCGATCTTCCTCGGAAACGCAACGATTGCTAAAAATCCAATCCCACCGACAATCTGGTCTTATAACGATGCGGTGAAGGACTATGAATACAATCCTGAAAAGGCAAAAGAGCTTTTGAAGAAAGCCGGCTACCCAAACGGCTTTGAAACTGAAATGTGGACGATGCCCGTTTCCCGCCCTTACAACCCGAACGGCAAAAAGATGGGCGAACTCATGCAAGCCGATCTTGCAAAAGTGGGCATCAAAATCAAACTCGTTACTTTCGACTGGCCGACTTACTTGTCTAAATCAAAAGTTGGCGAACATACGTTGATCCAATTCGGTTGGACTGGCGATAACGGCGACCCGGATAATTTCTTGAATATGCTTCTGGGTTGTTCAAGCGTTGAGTCCGGCTCAAACTACGCTCGTTGGTGCAACAAACCATTTAATGATCTTGTGACCGAAGCTAAAAAAGTAACGGACATGAAGAAGCGTACGGATCTGTATAAAAAAGCCCAGGTGATCTTTAAAGAAGAAGCCCCTTGGGTGACTCTCGATCACTCCTCTGTTCATCGTGCGATGTCTAAGAGTGTAAAGAACTACAAAATGGACCCATTGGGTGCCGACATCTTTAATCAGGTGAATATCGAGTAG
- a CDS encoding SDR family oxidoreductase yields MKKAALITGASSGIGQATALEFARQGYFVYLMGRNKERLEETALQCPAGACLLSCDLTDPKAVEKRVHEIYENPIYRMEVLVNNAGIFQTHSMEEGSDEIWDRMYKANLLGPVRLTRLLIPYFKKHQKGSIVNVSSTLGMRPSSNTGAYSALKAAMINWTLSLAQEAGAYGVRVNCISPGIVDTPIHAFHSLEDLQKQHRLAEMAKLQPLGRIGTPEDIAKSIYFLGSDLSSWTTGAVLAVDGGINLQ; encoded by the coding sequence ATGAAAAAAGCAGCTCTCATCACAGGCGCCAGCTCCGGTATCGGCCAAGCCACTGCGCTTGAATTTGCCCGCCAAGGCTATTTTGTCTACCTCATGGGACGCAACAAGGAACGCCTCGAAGAAACGGCTCTGCAATGCCCTGCCGGCGCTTGCTTGCTGTCTTGTGATCTCACAGATCCGAAGGCGGTTGAAAAGCGCGTGCATGAGATTTACGAAAATCCAATTTATCGCATGGAAGTGCTCGTGAATAACGCTGGCATTTTCCAAACTCACAGCATGGAAGAAGGCTCGGACGAAATCTGGGACCGCATGTACAAAGCCAATCTGCTCGGCCCTGTTCGTCTGACCCGACTTTTGATTCCTTATTTCAAAAAGCATCAGAAGGGCTCCATCGTCAATGTGTCTTCAACTCTCGGAATGAGACCTTCTTCGAATACAGGTGCGTACTCTGCTTTGAAAGCCGCAATGATCAATTGGACCCTGAGCCTGGCGCAAGAAGCAGGTGCCTACGGTGTTCGTGTCAATTGCATCTCTCCTGGAATTGTCGATACACCGATTCATGCCTTTCATAGTCTTGAAGATCTGCAAAAGCAGCATCGTCTGGCAGAGATGGCAAAGCTTCAGCCTCTTGGCCGCATCGGCACGCCGGAAGATATCGCAAAGAGCATCTACTTCCTGGGCTCGGACCTTTCTTCATGGACGACAGGGGCGGTTCTGGCCGTTGATGGCGGGATCAATCTGCAATGA
- a CDS encoding ABC transporter ATP-binding protein, whose protein sequence is MLLEIEDLSVQFKTDSGVLEALRPVSFSLAESEVLGVVGESGSGKSVTNLALMGLLPANAKISAKKVVFNGKNLDLNSQKELRKIRGSQISMIFQDPMTALNPSLKVGYQMIETLRCHFDINKEVARSRAISLLERVGIPNAEKRLSSYPFELSGGMSQRVMIAMAISCHPKLLIADEPTTALDVTIQKQILDLLLDLQKENKMSMIFVSHDLALVRKYSHRVQVMYAGEIAESGRTEDVIQHPHHPYTFGLLKARPSAHEGLAKEPLYAIPGVVPSLRARPTGCQFHPRCSRATDVCKTLDPKLMGSSQKFACHHPLETP, encoded by the coding sequence TTGTTGCTGGAAATTGAAGATCTCTCAGTGCAATTTAAAACCGATTCAGGAGTTCTCGAAGCTCTCCGCCCTGTTTCTTTTTCACTCGCAGAATCTGAAGTCCTTGGCGTGGTCGGTGAATCCGGCTCCGGAAAAAGCGTCACGAACCTTGCGCTCATGGGACTTCTTCCCGCAAATGCCAAGATCAGCGCCAAGAAAGTCGTCTTTAACGGAAAAAATCTTGATTTGAATTCACAGAAAGAACTTCGCAAAATCCGCGGTTCGCAGATTTCGATGATCTTTCAAGACCCGATGACAGCTTTGAATCCGAGCTTGAAGGTCGGCTATCAAATGATCGAAACCCTTCGCTGTCATTTTGATATCAACAAAGAAGTGGCTCGAAGCCGCGCTATTTCACTGCTTGAACGCGTGGGCATTCCAAATGCTGAGAAAAGACTTTCATCCTACCCGTTTGAACTTTCAGGCGGCATGAGTCAACGTGTGATGATTGCGATGGCGATCAGCTGCCATCCAAAACTTCTGATCGCGGATGAACCCACAACAGCTCTTGACGTCACTATTCAAAAACAGATTTTAGATCTGCTGTTGGATTTACAGAAAGAAAACAAGATGTCGATGATTTTTGTGAGTCACGACTTAGCCCTTGTCAGAAAGTATTCTCACCGCGTGCAAGTGATGTATGCCGGAGAAATCGCCGAAAGCGGCCGCACAGAAGACGTCATTCAGCATCCGCATCATCCCTACACCTTTGGCCTTTTAAAAGCGCGTCCGAGCGCCCATGAAGGACTCGCAAAAGAACCTCTTTATGCTATCCCGGGCGTCGTGCCGTCGTTAAGAGCGCGTCCTACGGGCTGTCAGTTTCATCCACGCTGTTCGCGCGCAACCGATGTTTGTAAAACGCTGGATCCAAAACTGATGGGCTCTTCACAAAAGTTTGCCTGCCATCATCCACTGGAGACCCCATGA